A genomic segment from Aspergillus puulaauensis MK2 DNA, chromosome 1, nearly complete sequence encodes:
- the TAL1 gene encoding sedoheptulose-7-phosphate:D-glyceraldehyde-3-phosphate transaldolase TAL1 (COG:G;~EggNog:ENOG410PI4K;~InterPro:IPR004730,IPR018225,IPR013785,IPR001585;~PFAM:PF00923;~go_component: GO:0005737 - cytoplasm [Evidence IEA];~go_function: GO:0003824 - catalytic activity [Evidence IEA];~go_function: GO:0004801 - sedoheptulose-7-phosphate:D-glyceraldehyde-3-phosphate glyceronetransferase activity [Evidence IEA];~go_process: GO:0005975 - carbohydrate metabolic process [Evidence IEA];~go_process: GO:0006098 - pentose-phosphate shunt [Evidence IEA]), with translation MSSLEQLKSTGTVVVCDSGDFATIDKYKPQDATTNPSLILAASKKPEYASLIDAAVAKGKTQGKTVDDQVDAALDNLLVEFGKEILKIIPGKVSTEVDARFSFDTKASVDRALHIIKLYEEAGISKDRILIKIASTWEGIQAAHILQSQHGINCNLTLMFSLVQAIAAAEAGAFLISPFVGRILDWYKAAHKRDYTKEEDPGVKSVESIFNYYKKFGYKTIVMGASFRNIGEITELAGCDYLTISPGLLEDLYNSKDAVPKKLDSSTTSGLDISKRSYLKDEALFRFEFNEEAMAVEKLREGISKFAADAVTLKDILKQKVQA, from the exons ATGTCTTCTCTTGAACAGCTCAAGTCTACTGGCACC GTTGTCGTTTGCGACTCCGGTGACTTTGCCACCATTGACAAGTACAAGCCTCAGGATGccaccaccaacccctcTCTCATCCTTGCTGCTTCCAAGAAGCCCGAATACGCCAGCCTGATCGATGCTGCCGTTGCGAAGGGTAAGACCCAGGGCAAGACCGTCGATGATCAGGTTGACGCTGCCCTTGACAACCTCCTCGTTGAGTTCGGCAAGGAGATCCTCAAGATCATCCCCGGCAAGGTCTCTACTGAGGTCGATGCCCGCTTCTCCTTCGACACCAAGGCTTCCGTCGACAGGGCTCTGCACATCATCAAG CTCTACGAAGAGGCCGGCATCTCCAAGGaccgcatcctcatcaagatcgcctCCACCTGGGAGGGTATCCAGGCCGCTCACATCCTGCAGTCCCAGCACGGCATCAACTGCAACCTAACCCTCATGTTCTCCCTTGTCCAGGCCATTGccgctgctgaggctggtGCCTTCCTCATCTCTCCCTTCGTCGGCCGTATCCTTGACTGGTACAAGGCCGCTCACAAGCGCGACTAcaccaaggaggaggaccCCGGTGTCAAGTCTGTCGAGAGCATCTTCAACTACTACAAGAAGTTCGGCTACAAGACCATCGTCATGGGCGCCTCTTTCCGTAACATCGGTGAGATCACTGAGCTCGCTGGCTGTGACTACCTGACCATCTCC CCTGGTCTGCTCGAGGATCTGTACAACTCTAAGGACGCCGTCCCCAAGAAGCTTGACTCCTCTACTACCAGCGGCCTCGACATCTCCAAGCGCAGCTACCTCAAGGATGAGGCCCTGTTCCGCTTCGAGTTCAACGAGGAGGCCATGGCCGTCGAGAAGCTCCGTGAGGGTATCTCCAAGTTCGCGGCCGACGCCGTGACCCTGAAGGATATCCTGAAGCAGAAGGTTCAGGCGTAG